The Sorex araneus isolate mSorAra2 chromosome X, mSorAra2.pri, whole genome shotgun sequence DNA segment ATACTTTGTGGTCACTCTATTTTGAAACTAAACTAAGTTGCTAAGAAAAAGAGCTTCCACATAGACACAAGAACAGACTTCTGAAAGAACTGGAGAGATTTATTtgctctttcatttcattttctatttcattccCTGGAAAATGAGTTAAATATTAACTTCACTGTTATTAAGATGAAGGGAAGAAATCGAAACCAACCAGTTCTGGAATCACAGATTGAGTCTCGGAAAATAGTTTGATCCCGAAGACTTTCTATctgatcctttctttttttcatgattAGTTGCATGACGCATTACTGCGTTCATTGGATTATCTTTCATTCTCTTCATATAATCTACCTGCTGTCTTCTGAAAGCTGGATGTGACGATATCCAGTGTAATTCAGCTGCATATTTACAGCATTCATCATGGGCCTTGCGGCTAAGCTTTGATTCTTGTTCCAGTCTAAGTGCATAGTCTTTTACTTGATTTTCAAGaatccttttttctttacttagGTGTCTTAATACTTCAATTAAGGATTCTACTGGCATTTGCTCATAGACACGAATAGAAGCTAGTCTATCTGTATAGTTTCCACGGACTTTGTCCACTTTCTCTttaaggtaaagcacttgcttctCTAAGTGAGAATTCATTTCCAATTGTGCCTCATAACGCACTCTCCACTCACAGCCTTCTTTTCCATTCTTGATTTTAGTTTCTAGTTCCGTGATCTTCTGTCTTAACTCATATATTGAGAGTAGTACTGcatctttccttttaatttcatCCCTTAACTTTTGCTTAAGGTAAGCAGTACTTACACCTTCATAGTTGTCTCTTCTTCCATCTTCCATAATATCTGGTCAAAGAGTTCTTCTACACACATCTCATCAACACAGCCTATAAGTGGAAACTGAAGGGACAGCTGATGCTGGCCAGAAGGATGTGCTATGAGCTGTTGTCATGGAGTCTTTATTGAGCGTTTTCTTTCTCTCAGAACTTAGAATCTGGCATGGCATTCCTTTCTGGTCTTCATTGTTCTTAAGGAGAACTGAGCTCTTATTATGGCTCTTTGTATACGCTATCATTTGAACCTCTTggtattttcaaatttttctcttttagctATGACTATCTTTGTGTTTGTTCTACATAAAATGCATTAAACTTCTTGTAAGTGTAGTTTAATCCAAATTATGGATGTGTAGCAGTAActtaatttaagaatttttcaGCCAAATACTTACCATGTCCCCTTTGTTTCCCCTCTTCTGGAATTCTCATTATTTACATGTGGTGTGTTTGATTGTGTCATGCAAAACTCTGAGGTttatttcaatttgaaaaattatttatacagTCTGTTTTTAAACTGGATAATGTATATTGATCTATTTTTGAGtttgttgattattttttctgCCAGCTCAAATCTTTTGTTGAGTCCCTTgagtaattttctcattttaatgtgTTGAATCTTTTAAGAACAGAATTtgctttaaataatatataataatttgggTTTTTATTCATATTCTATGTGATGAATCATTGCTGACATACAAGTCTAATTATTTACATGTGATTTTCTAGAGTTCTTTGAACACACTCATAtcttaactgtcactgtcatctcgttgctcatcgatttgttcgagtgggcaccagtaatgtctctcattgagagacttatcgttactgtttttggcatatccaatacacacgggtagcttgccagtctctgccatgtgggcttgatactcggtagcttgctgggctctccgagaggggcgaaggaattgaactcaggttggccgcgtgaaaggctatCATCGcagcccactcccccccacacacatacacacacacacatatatatatatatgtatgtatatatatatatatgtgtgtgtgtgtgtgtgtgtgtgtcttttttgggggggccacactcagcgatgctcaggggttactcctggctctgtactcaggaattactcctggaggtgctgggggaccacatgggatgccagagatcaaacccaggtcggcctctcttcccccacccctcgcGCCCCTCCTCCTCTCAGAACTGTTTGCTGGAAACTGGACATTTTAGATATGGTAACAATTCTGGGTTCTGATTTCCCCCTTCCTAGGATATGTAGTGTTTATTTTGCTgttcattttcattgtttttttttgtttgatgatGTGCTTTGACTAAATATGTAGTGTCTATTTCCCCTTCAGTATGTGAAATCTACCTGGCATCTTTGTTCCAATAAAAATGTGTTCTTGgtgaggctggagtggtagcacagcgggtagggcgtttgccttgcactcagccttatcaggttcgattcccagcatcccatatggttccccgagcaccaccaggagtaattcctgagtgcatgagccaagagcatctcctgtgcatcactggtgtgacccaaaagggaaaaaatgtgctcttggg contains these protein-coding regions:
- the CCDC169 gene encoding coiled-coil domain-containing protein 169, with the translated sequence MEDGRRDNYEGVSTAYLKQKLRDEIKRKDAVLLSIYELRQKITELETKIKNGKEGCEWRVRYEAQLEMNSHLEKQVLYLKEKVDKVRGNYTDRLASIRVYEQMPVESLIEVLRHLSKEKRILENQVKDYALRLEQESKLSRKAHDECCKYAAELHWISSHPAFRRQQVDYMKRMKDNPMNAD